Within Theileria orientalis strain Shintoku DNA, chromosome 4, complete genome, the genomic segment CAGAGTACCTGAGAGACCTCTCCAAATACCTCGAATATCTGAGAGACCACCACAAATACCTAGAGTAGCTGAGAGACCACCACAAATACCTAGAGTAGCTGAGAGACCACGCCAGAGACCTCTAAAGGAGCAAACAATCTCATACGACCCACGCTTAAGGGACAATCTACTAAGCGAACCGCCTGTGGATCCAGGAATACACGCACACACAATGATTTATATACCAAGACGCGAATACGAAAAAGTAGTGGGCTTTCCGCAGCCCAGGAGACCGTCACGAATAATTTTACTGTACAGGGCGCATACCCTGGACTTAAAAGCACGGTTCCTCAAGATTTATACGCTGGACGAGAAAGGAATCATCTACGAAAACGACACAACTAAGTACCACCTTACCAAAGGCGCTGACGTGTACACGTACACGCTTCACAGCAGCGTCAAGTGCTTCATGATCAAATATAAAGACAAGGAGTGGATACACAACCCGCTAACACCATACCCAGGTAGAATACTGCTCTCCAGAAACAATTTAAGAATTGAGTTCAGACAACATGGCACATTGCTGCCTCAGATTTAATGTTGCAGTCCAACATGTAGGGAATTTAAGCTTTATCGCATTTCTCCATTTATAAAGCAGTATTTTTAAGCTTTAATCCTAATGCAGTCCTGCCCTTAACGCTGTATCATTGTATTCGTTTTATACGATAAAAATTGCTACTCTTGCAATTTGTCGTTTGGTTCTAAGCGTATTAGACCAGTGTAAAACATGTTTAACTcagatttaatattttattgacTCTACGTGTGTGGACAGCTCTAGACTATAtgaaaaacatagataTTTATGGGAAGATGCGTTTTACgtgaaataaaaagtcCCAGGTAGGAGATGTCACCTgtaataaatgttttataatTCGTAAATCATAGCTAAAATATGGGAAGAGTGCGACTGCACGAAAAAAGAACACTATCACCTGCTATTTACCATCAGATTCAATCAGATATCAGATCAACTCACAAAAACGCGAAATATGCATTGAAAACGCTCCACTAATTAAGGTTTACCACTCTTAAAAACAGAAATCAATTTGTCTTTTTCAACTCATAATGTTACCTTTGCAATGTGCGACACACGACGGACATTATGGACCAACTTTCGTCACCATTCACTTTGTAAGACCCATTATTTATGCCtctatatatacacactattaaattcaaaatattatagTGACGCTTAAAGGTCACGTATAATCATGTTTTTGACATCGCTACCAACTCCGATCTAAAAGGGCATGAGTGGAATTTACTTGTACACAACATCACTATCTACTAGTACTAGCTATGTATCAGCCATAACAATGCCTATATAGACCTACCCATTGTATTGGAACGTTAAGTTCAGTCTCTATAAACTTTATATAATCTCTGCAGTTCTCAGGCAGGTCCTCGAACTTTGTGCACTTCGAAAGGTCCTCTCCGGGCCAGCCAGGAAACGTTTTATACACGGGTTCAAAATGgtcaaatttgtaaatacaACTTGGGAATCGGCCATCCTCGAGAAGGCGTCCTACagaataaatgtgtgtaatcACACTTATGGTCTTAGAGCAAATAGTATAAACATAATCCATGTTACTGTTTATCAAGTAGCTATTATTGTACTGATAGAGGTATTAACAGTACCATTATTGGCAGTAGGAGTAATAGCAATACTAATACCAAGAATATCACTACTAACAGCAGTCCCAGTAGTAGTGGCAATAGTAGTGGGAATAGGAATAGCAGTGGCCCTATATCTAGCGTGCACATACCTGTGGTCTTGTCCTTATAGTTCACGCAGACCTTGACCTCGCTTAGGTGGGACAATACGTCCAACTTCGTCAGGTTGATCAGGTCAAACCCGTTTGTTTCCTGGGCGTACTTCGCCGCGACCATGTCCAGCCACCCACACCTTCTGCATCTCCCAGTGGAGACTCCAAACTCGTTTCCTATTCTGCTCAGCTTCTGGAAAGTTTCGTCTGAGAATCAGTCAAAATTGCTATCCACTAATATCTACTCAGTTTAGTTTTCCTCGTGTCTAGACATATCTTTCTATCATAACTATCAACTCGATATGTACGGGCTAATACCAAACAACTCAGTTGGGAATGGACCGTCTCCCACCCTCGTTTGGTAGCACTTGAGGACCCCTATCTTCAGAATTGGAAGTGATGGGCTCAGCCCCAACCCGTTGTACACTCCACTAGAGGTTGTGTTACTGCTAGTCACAAACGGATAGGTCCCTATTCAATTATTAGATGCTAATAATACTCCCTACGCAGCCAGTACTGGTATCTGCTGATTCGTACTTGATAAACCTCAGTTATAcattaactaatatttagaCCGATTTAATACCTAGTGACAGGTCCAGAAGCACTCCGTTCGCTCCTTCGAAGAAGACCCTTTTCCCGTTCTTGATGTATTGCCTAACCATGAAGGAAACGTCCACTATGCAGTGCTTGACCGCTTCGAAGTATCTCTTATGCTTTTCCAACTCTATGTTGGCCAGTTGATCTATCTCCTCGTCAGTCAGCCTCCCTACGTTAACTCGGTGGCACAGCGCCTTCACGAGCATCTCAAAGTTCGGCCAGTTGAACATCTCCGCTACCTATTAATCATTAATCTTCCGTCTTGTTTCAATTATATGTCTCGCTTCaattatatgtaaaatGCCATTTCAGCGTACCATTATTCCTGTCCTTGCGCTCTTCGTCGAGTAGGACGGACCGATCCCTCTCTTAGTGGTCCCTATTTTCGAGGCGTACTTCCTCGAGTCACTCTCATTTCCTTTGTCTAGCTCAATGTGGAAGTCAAAGATCAAATGTGCTCTCTCTGATATAAATAGTCTGTTCTTCATTGATATTCCTGCCTTCTCCAGGGTCTCCATCTCCCTGATTAGACTCTCCAGGTGAACCACCACTCCGTTTCCTAGCACGTTTATTGCGTGGTTACTCAGCGACCCGCACGGCAGAAGGTGCAGTTTGTATGCTACATTGTCTATCATCACCTCATGGCCGCTGTTGTGGCCCCCTGTTCATTGATTAAAAACTTCAATATGCGTGGTTTATAACCAGCTATCATGGTCAATAATAGGGAACcatcaatatatataactaaaAATAGCACACATTTGGAATATCAGCCTCAAATTAGGGCCATGTTTGTTACTATCTCATGGAATCCTGGTGTAAGACAACTAACTATACACACTAGCTACCAACTACACAAAAAACCCACAAAACAGTTAGAACATACCGTTATATCTAGCAAAAAGCTCAAAATCTGGAGCCAGATGGGAAACTAgctttccttttccttcgtCTCCCCATTGCATCCCCGAGATGAGTATCACCTATTAAATCGGTATATTAAggcaattttttattattgaaTCTAGGAATAGATTATGTAACATTTACAATTCAACAAGTACATACCTTATGCTTTGTGCTGTCATAGCTGAGAGAGGTCATgctaaataataaatgacCCTTCGTATTGGGCTAAATTGCCACTTTTTACAACAACCTATCCTTTACTTCTACATCCATTCTGTATAATTACCTCTAAATAGTTTTATAGGTTTCATTGTTTGCAATAAATACTTTTTTCATTccaatttacacatttttgtCTTCATATAGTTTTCCTTCTAAATTCCTATGTTTAACTATTACGCTTCCTTTTAGTTTCCTACTTATCACTCTCAAAAGTACACAAATTCTCTACCTTCTTGAATGCGTAATTTTCAATGaacaagaaaaaaaaacaaGATTCCAACCCAGACACAAgtaatacacattttgtattatttacaaatatctATCAGCAATCggtaaataaatataatcaGACTACTGCAAAACAATGAATCGATACTAACGAATATTAATATCCTAGTAATTCCCTTAAAAACGAAAACATATCTATCAATAGCAACAGCTAAGCTCATACATACTCCTCTTATTCCTTCTTTAGTTGCAAGGAACCGGAAACTTTGCCTCACGTGTTACTCGAAAACATGTAAGGATATGTTCGATCCCGAAAACCTGATCTGTTGTACCAAGTGCCGACAGTGCTTCCACCCATCGTACTCACCTATTTACTTCGTTATTTACTTCCTCGTACTTTTATTACCTTCATTATCATCAGATTACTTGATATTTACCACCTGGAGTTTGCTCTAGAAGAATTCTTAACTCCATTCGTATTATTACATATTGACTTTGCTACCATTTTAGCCTGAattatactaataaattGCAGGTGTTATGACCCTCCCTTGGCCTATGAGGTAGTTATAAGGTACCCATGGCACTGTAAAAGATGCAAGGTTAGCATTATATTAGCTACTAATAAAACAGTTGGCACATTGTCGGCCAGTACACATGGCCTAATCGCAGTTACACACTTAGGTACATTATACGTTGAGATCTGTTTAACGAGTTACtagttatataattatCTATTTCATAACCCAGGTACATTCCTGGTTACTAGATATgaaaatgataatataaTGCAGGTATGTGTTAATTGTGATGAAAACAAGGACGGGACTCTCATCATATGCGACGCCTGTGACCGTGGGTTCCATATAAATTGCACCGATGACAATTTGGAAGAGGTATTTAACTATTATATGCCATTAAATAGACAAGATTTCAATGCATATAGATACCAAGTGGTAGCTGGTACTGCCACGACTGCCaatattgtaaattatgcTACAAGAAACTGTCTGACAGCGAGGCCAGGGTATGCCTATTATGCTATATCAATTAATTATCACACACATCTACCATATTTCCTACTTTCAGACTATTTCTCGTCATACGATAATCAGCTGATATTAAACTAATGTATTAATTCACACCAATTACTGATCATGAGCATAAATTATTGCAGTCAGACTGGTATTCCCTGGAGGGAAACAAGTTGTGCAGGGACTGCCTGGAACTAAGAAATGTCACGGAAATATCGATCAGTGTTAAGTTCTGTTCAGTATGCTCCAAGCTTATGAACTCGAGAAGCAGTGCTGGCAACGGTAGAATAACCTGTAGCAAGTGCACACAAGGTAGTAGACTCCCATTTATTGGAATTGATAACCATTTATCAAAGCGTATAGaactattatatttataacatttgTACAAATAACTGagaaatacacattatgggataggtaaatataaaatgtaatGCTCGGCTCACAAATCTATAGGAACCCATACCAAGTGTTCTAAAAGGGAAATGGGCCACAGTAACAATTCCCAGGCTCTAAACTGGATTTGTAACAACTGCCTGAAAGTAGAATCTTGGAGAACAACAATCGACTAATTTCTCTCCACTTTAGCATTTATTGTGCAATCTTTACTTCAACccacattattttttatgttataaatatataaaccctgtttattttgtgttttatattGTACGTTAAATGGGTCAAACCGGCGACTTTGCCAGTCCACAAGAGGAAGTAAAGCAGCCCCCGAGGAGGTACCTGGGCTACATATGCTCCGATCTACTTAAATAACTAACTATACCATATAAAGTTATACTAAcagttatttttaatattttacaataattatttCTGTAGAAGGCGAAGAAGAGAGGGGAAATGGGATACGGCAGAGGATGCCGTGTCACTCACGGAGCTGAAGGCAAAAACATCAGAGgaagaaaacaaaaagaGACAAAAGAGACTATATATAGGAAATCTCCCAGCCggtattatatattattacaaaTGATGCCGATGTCGATGTATACTAACTTTTTTCAGGAATGAAGCTTGGGGACGTCGTTGAATTCTTTAACGGAGCTTTGCTGGCCATGGTGCCGTCTAACCAGACGACGAAGGACCCGCTGGTCTCGAAGACGGAGATATACAACCCGGAGCAGGGCTACTGCTTCCTGGAGTTTAAAACACCAGAGCTTACAGACCTGGCCTTTAAGCTGGACGGGATCACCTGCAACGGCTACTCACTGAAGATCAGGCGCCCGATCGACTTCACGCAGGGCAACCAGCTCGAAGACACGAAAATATTCATACAGAACGTCGCCACAGACGTGACGGAGGCGGAGCTCCGagagctgctggagaagcACGGGAAGCTGAAGCTCTTCAATCTGATCAAAGACCCGATCACAGGAGCAAGCAAGGGCTACGGGTTCTTTGAGTACGAGGACAGCAGAAGCGCAAAGATGGCAGTTTTACACTTGAACGGACAAGCACTGAAGCAGAACGTGCTCTCAGTGAAGCACGCAGCCTTCGGCTACTTCGCCAGCGGAGGAAAGCCGATCGACTGCAAAGCCTCAAACCTCCCGAACTCAATAACACAGTCAATATTAAACAATCCGCTGTTGGGACTGCAGTTGCAGAACAGCAAAATAGTAGGAGCGAAGCCGACGAGAGTagtgcagctgctgaacatgGTCTTCAGCGAGGACCTTTTGAGCGACTACAACTACAACGAAATCGTAAGGctgacgaaggaggaggcggGAAAGTACGGGGCCCTGGACGAGATCGTGGTTCCGAGACCCAGCAAGGATTTGACCTTCAAGAGCGGGGTCGGCAAGGTGTTTTTGAAGTACAAGGAGGTCCTGCACGCCAGAAAGGCCCAGCACATGTTCAACGGACGAATATTTGACAAGAACAGGGTGGTGTGCGCAGCCTTTTATCCGGAGGACAAGTACTCAAGAGGCGAGTACACTCTGATATAGCAGTTTTGGTTCCAAGATTAGTGGCAGATAGTTAGTCGATACTGTTTGCTGTCACCGTCACGGTGAGTGTTTGATCCGTGGTCTCCCCCGTTTGTAGTCCTCCTGGCCGACTTTAAACAATTCAGGTCactttatttacaattgAGCCTTAACTTGGCTTTGATATGGAACCATACATACGAGACTCGCGTATGGCTGCCAGATATGCTTTAAATGACACATTACTAGtaaaacttaaaaacatcgcatttacatatattgtattaaacATGTGATAATAGTATTAGATTAAAACTTTGGAGAAAAGAAGGAACGTGGAGATATTTGGGGAATGTGGTCTAAAGATAAGGACCCAAGTGCTGTATAAGTGTCGTGCAATATTGGTTAAGTATATAGAATCTTTTTACATTGTTTTAATCATTAATGAGCAAaggatttattttataccACACTTAAATGAAGACACTCAGCTCTGGTAAAAATAGGATGGCAGTGTGTAAATAGGTAACGTAAGGAATGGAATACAAAActggtaaaaaataaagtaaattctcataaactaaaaacacataaagtcaattaaatcaataagTACGTGttttgtaatattaaacaCGATATAAACTAGAATGGGTAAGACAATGGAATAGTTTTAAATACTGATATTTTGAGGGTgtcaataaataaaatgtataaagaataaaaaaaatcaGACTCAAATAGTCATAATAAAGAGTGGAAGGAAGACtgaaaatattcatttGACACATTTTTAAGTAATGAACCCCCATCTATAATAGAATCTTGTCTAATTGAGTTATATTCTCACctataatgttaatttagcTTTATCGCAGacttaaatttgtatatatatatttgtaatagcaaaatgattttatatttgtaaaatttagtAACCTTAGCCTCGGGCTAACACTGTTCAATGATACTTGTACTATAGTACAATCTCTACTTAGATAAGTAGTAATGTATATGGTATCGTTACCATGAGTAACACCGATactatataaacattaattatataaccAAAATGAACAATAATTCAATTTACCGCTGTACTATACTATCGCTAGTACTAATTAGTAGGTTAAAATCCGTTATTTCGGATCCCTACGGTAGTACTCAACCTGGTTACCCTGAGGGTGGTTTTGTAGATCCCAACACTCAATACTACGGCTACGATCAAGGCTACGGGGGACAGTATGATCCTGGATACGCATACGGTTATGATCAAGGATACGCAGGTTACGGTTATGGTTACGATCAATCATATTCTCAACCCTCTGAACAAGCATATCCACAACAATACGACCAGGCTTATGGACAATTATACGACGAGGCTTTTGGACAATCATTCGACCAGGCTTACGGACAATCATACGATCAAGCTTACACCCAAGGTTACGATCCTTCATATTCTCAATTCATGGGTCAGGGTTACGGTCAACAATTTCCCGATCCCTACTCTCATCAATACTCACAATCCCCCGATTACTTTCAAGACCAGGGATTTCAAGACTTTGATGTTGTAGATAAGCATCATTACACGAGACAACACAAAGGACAAGCTTTCGTTCCCGCATTTACACGAGGGCCCAAACCAACACATAAATCGCAATATCAACCCGAATTCCCAGAAGAGGATTTCACTTCAGGGATTTTTGATCATGTGTCAATTCAAGATCCTTATGACACACGTTCCGAAAGATCATTCACTAAACTCAAATCTACGTCCTCTAGCCACCACAAACAACCATCCGAGCACAAA encodes:
- a CDS encoding uncharacterized protein (adenylosuccinate synthetase family protein), whose product is MTSLSYDSTKHKVILISGMQWGDEGKGKLVSHLAPDFELFARYNGGHNSGHEVMIDNVAYKLHLLPCGSLSNHAINVLGNGVVVHLESLIREMETLEKAGISMKNRLFISERAHLIFDFHIELDKGNESDSRKYASKIGTTKRGIGPSYSTKSARTGIMVAEMFNWPNFEMLVKALCHRVNVGRLTDEEIDQLANIELEKHKRYFEAVKHCIVDVSFMVRQYIKNGKRVFFEGANGVLLDLSLDETFQKLSRIGNEFGVSTGRCRRCGWLDMVAAKYAQETNGFDLINLTKLDVLSHLSEVKVCVNYKDKTTGRLLEDGRFPSCIYKFDHFEPVYKTFPGWPGEDLSKCTKFEDLPENCRDYIKFIETELNVPIQWIGVGSDVKNMIIRDL
- a CDS encoding uncharacterized protein (zinc finger, PHD-type domain containing protein), whose amino-acid sequence is MNKKKKQDSNPDTIIPLKTKTYLSIATAKLIHTPLIPSLVARNRKLCLTCYSKTCKDMFDPENLICCTKCRQCFHPSCYDPPLAYEVVIRYPWHCKRCKVCVNCDENKDGTLIICDACDRGFHINCTDDNLEEIPSGSWYCHDCQYCKLCYKKLSDSEARSDWYSLEGNKLCRDCLELRNVTEISISVKFCSVCSKLMNSRSSAGNGRITCSKCTQGTHTKCSKREMGHSNNSQALNWICNNCLKVESWRTTID
- a CDS encoding splicing factor, whose amino-acid sequence is MGQTGDFASPQEEVKQPPRRRRRREGKWDTAEDAVSLTELKAKTSEEENKKRQKRLYIGNLPAGMKLGDVVEFFNGALLAMVPSNQTTKDPLVSKTEIYNPEQGYCFLEFKTPELTDLAFKLDGITCNGYSLKIRRPIDFTQGNQLEDTKIFIQNVATDVTEAELRELLEKHGKLKLFNLIKDPITGASKGYGFFEYEDSRSAKMAVLHLNGQALKQNVLSVKHAAFGYFASGGKPIDCKASNLPNSITQSILNNPLLGLQLQNSKIVGAKPTRVVQLLNMVFSEDLLSDYNYNEIVRLTKEEAGKYGALDEIVVPRPSKDLTFKSGVGKVFLKYKEVLHARKAQHMFNGRIFDKNRVVCAAFYPEDKYSRGEYTLI